Proteins encoded within one genomic window of Halocatena marina:
- a CDS encoding helix-turn-helix domain-containing protein codes for MPRVQLAFDAAARSDPLATVSTELPDTEFTILSSHPTDNGILGLLEIETPNPTTVIQHFDDASELSYEVLHTDTQLVVIQYLIPETESNRALRASGALPQFPAHLQDGWLSAEHTVTHEQTSHLPESLEEAGIPYRIQSVTQSYDPSELLTDRQWEFIIKAVERGYYDTPRGCTLTELAETFDVNPSAASGVLHRAEETIVKEFIGESGLKPE; via the coding sequence ATGCCTCGCGTCCAGCTCGCATTCGACGCTGCGGCCCGCTCAGATCCGCTGGCCACAGTATCGACAGAACTGCCCGATACGGAGTTCACGATTCTATCGAGTCATCCGACGGACAACGGGATCCTCGGATTGTTGGAGATCGAGACGCCGAATCCGACTACCGTCATCCAACACTTCGACGACGCATCGGAACTGTCGTACGAGGTGCTACATACTGATACACAGCTCGTTGTCATTCAGTATTTGATCCCGGAAACGGAATCGAATCGGGCTCTCCGCGCGTCGGGTGCTCTACCACAATTCCCTGCTCATCTTCAGGATGGCTGGTTGTCCGCAGAGCACACAGTCACACACGAACAGACATCACATCTTCCGGAGTCGTTGGAAGAAGCTGGTATCCCGTACAGAATTCAGTCGGTAACGCAGTCATACGACCCCAGCGAGCTACTCACAGATCGTCAGTGGGAATTTATCATAAAGGCAGTTGAGCGCGGCTACTACGATACTCCTCGTGGTTGTACGCTTACTGAGCTAGCAGAGACATTCGATGTCAATCCGTCTGCTGCGAGTGGGGTGCTTCACCGGGCCGAAGAAACGATTGTTAAGGAATTCATCGGCGAGTCCGGCCTGAAACCCGAATGA
- a CDS encoding DMT family transporter, whose translation MSRYRTTGLFVLLAALWGSSFVATRAALSAVPPVLLAALRFDIAGMLMLWYAIVSTDRWRPSTRSGWIEVSVGGVLFVAAHHALLFIGQQYVTSAVASIIVSLDPVLAAVFSSLLLTTERLSWNEIVGICLGVFGTTFIVKPTSRTLASADIRGIGFVFLAAGAFALGAVITKRYRTSIPAQSMQAWMMLIGAALLHAASVGLPNESLASVTWSPVALAALGYLSIVGAGGGYLIYFTLLDRIGPVQINLIGYVAPVFAALNGWVFLGEPITVTMFFGFMTITIGFVIAKYDEIGEEVTRLRQFTLIRE comes from the coding sequence ATGAGTCGGTATCGCACGACAGGGCTGTTCGTCCTACTGGCGGCGCTTTGGGGAAGTTCGTTTGTCGCTACGCGAGCCGCACTCTCTGCTGTGCCGCCAGTCCTACTCGCGGCTCTTCGCTTCGATATTGCTGGGATGCTCATGCTGTGGTATGCAATTGTGTCGACAGACAGGTGGCGACCGTCGACCCGATCAGGGTGGATTGAGGTCTCCGTCGGTGGAGTGCTATTCGTCGCCGCACATCATGCACTCCTGTTCATCGGCCAGCAGTACGTGACAAGCGCAGTTGCAAGCATCATCGTCAGCCTCGATCCCGTGCTTGCAGCTGTTTTTTCGAGCCTCCTCCTCACGACTGAGCGACTCTCGTGGAATGAGATCGTTGGGATCTGTCTCGGCGTCTTCGGAACGACGTTTATTGTCAAGCCAACATCACGAACGCTCGCCAGCGCAGATATCCGAGGCATCGGGTTCGTCTTTCTCGCTGCGGGAGCGTTTGCGCTCGGTGCAGTCATTACTAAGCGATATCGCACGTCGATTCCCGCGCAGTCGATGCAAGCGTGGATGATGCTCATCGGGGCAGCCTTGCTTCACGCAGCAAGTGTTGGTCTCCCGAATGAGTCGCTGGCGTCAGTCACGTGGTCGCCTGTCGCACTCGCTGCGCTCGGTTATCTATCGATTGTTGGCGCTGGTGGAGGCTATCTCATTTATTTCACACTACTGGATCGTATCGGTCCCGTTCAGATCAACCTCATCGGGTATGTGGCTCCAGTTTTCGCTGCGCTGAACGGCTGGGTGTTTTTGGGTGAGCCAATCACAGTAACAATGTTTTTCGGGTTCATGACCATCACTATAGGGTTTGTAATCGCAAAATACGACGAGATTGGCGAAGAGGTAACCCGCCTACGACAGTTCACACTGATACGAGAATAA
- a CDS encoding oxidoreductase produces the protein MPNQTGNVVVVTGANSGIGYDTTKAFAQKGAHVAVACRSPERANRTRQKIESTVSDASLSVHELDLRNQVAVRQFASEFKSEFDRLDVLVNNAGVMVPPYSTTDDGFELQFGVNHLGHFALTGLLLEELIETDGETRIVTQSSVAHDYGDIDFDDLHREQSYNRTEAYGQSKLANLLFTYELDRRLRAVGSNTIAVASHPGWSATGLQDGDTELGVSSVRRTVARIANTVFAQSPADGALPTLYASTATDVDGGHYFGPSGIMEMRGSPTRVVSNETSYDHKTAQQLWDISGKLTGITFEIGEATATQSLP, from the coding sequence ATGCCTAACCAGACAGGCAATGTTGTCGTCGTTACCGGTGCGAACAGCGGGATTGGATACGACACGACCAAAGCATTCGCTCAAAAAGGTGCCCACGTCGCCGTGGCCTGCCGGAGTCCCGAAAGGGCGAACCGTACACGACAAAAGATTGAGTCGACGGTGAGTGATGCATCATTATCGGTACACGAACTTGACCTGAGAAATCAAGTAGCCGTTCGGCAGTTCGCTTCTGAGTTCAAATCCGAATTCGATCGGCTCGACGTGCTTGTCAACAACGCTGGCGTCATGGTACCTCCGTATTCGACGACCGATGACGGGTTTGAACTTCAGTTCGGCGTCAACCACCTTGGACACTTTGCGCTCACGGGACTCCTTCTCGAAGAACTCATCGAGACAGATGGGGAGACACGGATCGTCACACAGAGCAGTGTTGCTCACGACTACGGCGATATCGATTTCGACGATCTTCATCGTGAGCAATCGTACAACCGAACCGAGGCCTACGGACAGAGCAAGCTTGCGAATTTGCTTTTCACCTACGAACTGGACCGTCGGCTTCGCGCAGTCGGTTCGAATACGATAGCCGTTGCTTCCCATCCCGGCTGGTCTGCGACTGGACTCCAAGATGGTGACACCGAGTTAGGTGTCTCTAGTGTCCGGCGGACCGTCGCACGAATCGCGAATACGGTGTTCGCCCAGTCACCCGCCGATGGTGCACTTCCAACGCTGTATGCATCGACGGCAACCGATGTCGACGGAGGTCACTATTTCGGCCCGAGCGGAATCATGGAAATGCGCGGGAGTCCCACCCGAGTAGTATCCAATGAGACGTCGTACGACCACAAAACGGCACAGCAGCTCTGGGACATTTCGGGGAAACTGACTGGCATCACGTTTGAGATCGGTGAAGCGACAGCCACACAGTCTCTGCCGTAG
- a CDS encoding helix-turn-helix domain-containing protein has protein sequence MAIVAEILLADRTLPFVDLARSLPNGKISIYSWLPLEDKRLLLTVRIDSSSREAFENGSDAQTEIDDAVEIGPTGGRWFYQLTIHDDFNLIASHDYDEFEGVLIDATITSEGLREQKVFSDFDAFRTLRDRCELHDIAFELLTIASDPENPGERDQFGLTDKQYRALSTAFAQGYYDSPRRLSTQELADEFGISAAAASDLLRRAEFQLISQTLGSKQYVAMSTE, from the coding sequence ATGGCTATCGTCGCAGAGATCCTCCTCGCAGATCGAACCCTTCCGTTTGTTGACCTTGCGCGTTCGCTTCCAAATGGAAAAATTTCGATTTATAGTTGGCTTCCCCTTGAAGACAAACGGCTTCTCCTTACGGTTCGTATAGATAGCAGTTCACGAGAAGCTTTCGAAAACGGATCAGACGCACAAACAGAGATTGACGACGCGGTAGAAATCGGACCGACTGGTGGAAGATGGTTCTATCAGCTGACCATCCACGATGATTTCAACCTCATAGCTTCACATGACTATGACGAATTCGAAGGCGTGTTAATCGACGCGACAATCACCAGCGAGGGCTTGAGAGAGCAGAAGGTATTCTCTGACTTCGATGCGTTCAGAACGCTCCGGGATCGGTGTGAACTTCACGATATTGCATTCGAGTTACTGACCATCGCTTCCGATCCCGAGAACCCCGGAGAGCGTGATCAATTTGGTCTCACCGATAAACAGTATCGGGCACTTTCAACCGCGTTCGCTCAGGGATACTATGACTCTCCACGCAGATTATCAACACAGGAACTCGCCGACGAGTTTGGAATTTCTGCCGCTGCTGCGTCTGATCTCCTCCGTCGGGCTGAGTTTCAACTCATCAGCCAAACGCTCGGCTCAAAGCAGTACGTCGCCATGTCGACCGAATAG
- a CDS encoding methyltransferase domain-containing protein → MQYDELQQIYAQEGYYWGKEPNELVKRAVDYTPSRESLTAIDVGAGEGRDSVYLADQGIDVTAIDIAPNGLEKAKQLAEEIGVEIDVSQADINTLQLATSIDLFYSIGTIQYLRPENRSNQFQHFQTQTCSGGIHALFAFVDRDDIPPAPDWGKNEYYYEESELDQYYENWDCLYTEKLVFDDDSGSEPHQHAAVEVIYRNPVSN, encoded by the coding sequence ATGCAATACGACGAACTACAACAAATCTACGCTCAGGAGGGATACTATTGGGGCAAAGAACCGAACGAACTCGTTAAGCGAGCCGTCGACTACACTCCTAGCCGAGAGAGTCTGACAGCAATCGACGTAGGAGCTGGTGAAGGTCGGGATTCCGTCTATCTTGCCGATCAAGGAATAGACGTTACAGCCATTGACATCGCACCAAACGGACTCGAAAAGGCCAAACAACTAGCTGAGGAAATCGGTGTCGAAATCGACGTTTCTCAGGCAGATATCAATACGCTCCAACTCGCCACGTCGATCGACCTATTCTACTCGATAGGAACAATTCAGTATCTCCGTCCTGAGAATCGGTCCAATCAGTTCCAACATTTCCAAACTCAAACATGCTCCGGTGGCATTCATGCACTCTTCGCGTTCGTGGACCGAGACGACATCCCGCCTGCTCCCGACTGGGGTAAGAACGAATATTACTACGAGGAATCCGAACTGGACCAGTACTATGAGAACTGGGATTGCCTCTATACTGAGAAGCTGGTTTTCGATGATGACTCCGGTAGCGAACCACACCAGCACGCCGCAGTCGAGGTAATCTATCGCAATCCAGTGTCGAACTAA
- a CDS encoding NADP-dependent oxidoreductase, with protein sequence MRESNRRYVFAKRPEGVPGKDVFELEENAVPDPGERQVLVRTVYLSVDPYMRGRMRDRESYAEPWDVGDPLKAAVIGRVVDSNYERLSEGDYVTGELDWADYTVTDGDDLHPVDPDLAPLSTYLGILGMPGRTAYFGLLEEAPPKPGDTVVVSGAAGAVGSTVCQIASLNGCRVVGFAGSDTKIDYLEEDLGIDAAINYKETENYRDALDTVAPDGVDVYFDNVGGPITDAVFTNLNTDARVAICGQIAHYNDESVPTGPRKLPQILPLRATVSGFIVSDYAPRFQEATQRLGEWVANGDLTYRETVTEGLENAPDAFLGLFEGENIGKQLVKVTDPDE encoded by the coding sequence ATGCGCGAATCAAACAGACGATACGTGTTTGCAAAGCGGCCCGAAGGCGTTCCCGGAAAGGACGTATTCGAACTCGAGGAGAACGCTGTCCCCGATCCGGGAGAACGGCAGGTACTCGTTCGTACCGTGTATCTCTCGGTTGATCCGTACATGCGCGGACGGATGCGCGACAGGGAGTCGTATGCTGAGCCATGGGACGTCGGCGATCCACTGAAGGCGGCTGTCATCGGTCGCGTCGTCGACTCCAACTACGAACGTTTGAGCGAGGGCGATTACGTTACTGGCGAACTCGACTGGGCGGACTACACAGTCACAGACGGCGACGATCTTCACCCGGTCGATCCCGATCTCGCGCCGCTTTCGACGTATCTTGGCATCCTCGGAATGCCCGGCCGAACCGCCTATTTCGGACTGCTCGAAGAGGCACCTCCCAAGCCAGGTGACACTGTTGTCGTCTCTGGGGCCGCAGGTGCAGTCGGATCGACGGTCTGCCAAATTGCCTCACTCAACGGATGTCGAGTCGTCGGATTCGCAGGGAGCGACACAAAGATCGACTATCTCGAAGAAGATCTCGGAATCGATGCCGCCATTAACTACAAGGAGACGGAGAATTACCGCGATGCACTCGATACTGTCGCTCCCGATGGTGTCGATGTCTATTTCGATAATGTGGGTGGACCGATCACCGACGCCGTATTCACGAATCTCAACACCGATGCTCGGGTTGCGATCTGCGGACAGATCGCCCATTACAACGACGAAAGTGTGCCAACCGGCCCGCGGAAACTCCCACAGATACTCCCATTGCGCGCGACGGTCAGCGGGTTCATCGTCAGTGATTACGCCCCTCGATTTCAGGAGGCAACCCAACGTCTCGGTGAGTGGGTCGCAAACGGTGATCTGACGTACCGTGAGACGGTTACGGAGGGCCTCGAAAACGCGCCAGACGCGTTCCTCGGTCTGTTTGAAGGCGAAAACATCGGAAAGCAACTCGTCAAGGTCACAGATCCCGACGAATAA
- a CDS encoding alpha-ketoacid dehydrogenase subunit beta, with protein MSTDSINDHPSNGEVQQLTLVEAITDGLSTEMNRDESIIVLGEDVGVNGGVFRATDGLYEEFGGDRVVDTPLAESGIVGSAIGLALSGLKPIPEMQFMGFMYPAFDQLVSHAARIRSRSQGQYSCQMVVRAPYGGGIRAPEHHSESKEAFFVHEPGLKVVAPSTPADAKGLLTASIRDPDPVIFLEPKLIYRAFRQDVPTGAYKVPLGSASVRRTGSDVSVYTWGAMTQPALIAADHLSDEKGIETEVIDLRTLSPLDVETIVESFKKTGRAAIVHEAPKTAGLGAEISTIIQEEALVYQEAPIQRITGFDAPMPLHALEGYYLPQAVRIQEGILDAVEF; from the coding sequence ATGAGTACGGATTCGATCAACGATCATCCATCGAACGGTGAAGTCCAGCAGCTCACGTTAGTTGAAGCCATCACAGACGGTCTATCGACCGAGATGAACCGTGACGAGAGCATCATCGTCCTTGGTGAGGACGTTGGTGTGAACGGTGGTGTGTTCCGCGCAACAGACGGTCTGTACGAGGAATTCGGCGGTGACCGCGTTGTGGATACACCGCTTGCCGAGTCCGGTATCGTAGGATCGGCTATCGGTCTTGCTCTGTCCGGACTGAAGCCGATCCCAGAGATGCAGTTCATGGGATTCATGTATCCCGCATTCGATCAGCTCGTCAGTCACGCTGCTCGGATTCGCAGCCGGAGCCAAGGTCAGTACTCCTGTCAGATGGTCGTTCGAGCGCCGTACGGCGGCGGAATTCGTGCTCCCGAACATCATTCTGAGTCGAAAGAGGCATTCTTCGTTCACGAACCTGGACTCAAAGTCGTCGCGCCGAGTACGCCCGCAGACGCAAAAGGACTGCTGACAGCATCAATTCGGGATCCGGATCCAGTCATCTTCCTTGAGCCAAAGCTCATCTACCGTGCCTTTCGGCAGGACGTTCCCACTGGAGCATACAAGGTACCGCTTGGAAGTGCGTCCGTGCGTCGGACTGGATCGGATGTCTCTGTTTACACGTGGGGTGCGATGACTCAGCCGGCGCTTATTGCAGCCGATCATCTCTCGGATGAGAAGGGAATCGAGACTGAAGTCATCGACCTTCGAACGCTCTCCCCGCTCGATGTCGAAACGATTGTCGAGTCGTTCAAAAAAACCGGACGTGCTGCGATCGTCCACGAAGCTCCGAAAACGGCGGGACTCGGTGCTGAAATCAGTACGATAATCCAAGAAGAGGCCCTCGTCTATCAAGAGGCACCAATTCAGCGAATCACTGGGTTCGATGCCCCGATGCCGCTCCACGCTCTCGAAGGATATTATCTTCCACAGGCGGTTCGAATTCAGGAAGGTATCCTCGATGCAGTCGAATTCTAA
- the pdhA gene encoding pyruvate dehydrogenase (acetyl-transferring) E1 component subunit alpha, whose product MSTQDETDPSIAEIQPDSNIESEFDQVFRILDDDGHLLPGVDPGLSGDKRLAMYEDIKLARHFDQRAISLQRQGRIATYAPMTGQEGSQVATSYALDEQDWLFPTYREHAAKYVHGVDLPSLLTALLGYREGYAVPEGVNVMPEYIPIATQVPHAMGMAWGYTLQGKDDRAVLCHLGDGATSEGDFHEGLNFAGVFDVPSVFVCNNNQWAISVPRERQTASETIAQKAQSYGIEGIRVDGLDPLAVYVVTREAIRKAKNPVDGERRPTLIESVQYRYGAHTTSDDPSVYRDEADADKWRKRDPLKRLENHLYQTGLLDSEREAEIQARIEEQVATAIETAEAVEAAPEQIFEHVYQETPDRLQAQMDELNELRKKYGEGAFSGVLE is encoded by the coding sequence ATGAGTACGCAAGACGAAACCGACCCTAGTATCGCGGAGATACAGCCCGATTCAAATATCGAGAGCGAGTTCGATCAGGTGTTTCGCATTCTGGACGACGACGGACATCTCCTTCCAGGCGTCGATCCGGGACTGTCCGGTGACAAACGGTTGGCGATGTACGAAGACATCAAACTCGCCCGACACTTCGACCAGCGAGCAATCAGTCTCCAGCGTCAAGGACGCATCGCAACGTATGCTCCGATGACGGGACAAGAAGGATCGCAGGTTGCAACCAGCTACGCGCTTGATGAGCAGGATTGGCTATTCCCAACATACCGTGAACACGCCGCGAAATACGTACACGGCGTCGACCTGCCGTCACTTCTGACGGCACTGCTTGGTTATCGAGAGGGATACGCCGTCCCAGAGGGTGTAAACGTTATGCCCGAATACATTCCCATCGCCACGCAAGTGCCGCACGCAATGGGCATGGCGTGGGGGTATACGCTCCAAGGCAAGGACGACAGAGCAGTGCTGTGTCATCTCGGTGACGGCGCGACCAGTGAAGGCGATTTTCACGAGGGACTGAACTTTGCGGGTGTCTTCGATGTTCCATCGGTATTCGTTTGTAACAACAACCAGTGGGCAATCTCTGTTCCTCGTGAACGACAGACTGCCAGCGAAACCATCGCACAGAAGGCCCAGTCGTACGGCATCGAAGGAATACGGGTCGACGGTCTCGATCCGCTTGCTGTCTACGTGGTCACCAGAGAAGCCATTCGGAAGGCGAAAAACCCTGTTGACGGCGAGCGACGACCAACACTCATTGAATCGGTGCAGTATCGGTACGGAGCGCACACGACGTCTGACGACCCCAGCGTCTACCGAGACGAAGCAGACGCTGATAAGTGGCGAAAGCGCGATCCACTCAAACGGCTCGAAAACCACCTCTATCAAACGGGGCTCCTCGATTCCGAGCGCGAAGCCGAGATTCAAGCCCGAATCGAAGAGCAGGTTGCGACAGCTATCGAGACGGCCGAGGCGGTCGAAGCTGCACCTGAACAGATATTCGAGCACGTCTATCAGGAGACCCCCGACCGCCTTCAAGCGCAGATGGACGAACTGAACGAACTCCGAAAGAAGTACGGAGAGGGTGCATTCTCCGGTGTCTTAGAATGA
- a CDS encoding HD domain-containing protein translates to MPQTSTPPYASQVRDAYPELDHIESETLRERVIEAWVLGLQRGGWQDIEDIPYAWNIHDVSNVEHVRGVTKIALAAVEVQRELHGADPDTDVVVAACLLHDVGKCYEYTDHVDDGPLVEPDRDTYATEVIPHSISGYALAHEVGCPIAVQRAIPHFLGEIPQRTLEAELVKSANSASSNAITQAAMGITLEAWIRKYSQTQDSQ, encoded by the coding sequence ATGCCTCAAACGAGTACACCCCCTTATGCATCACAAGTGAGGGATGCGTACCCCGAACTTGACCACATCGAGAGTGAGACCCTCCGCGAGCGAGTGATCGAAGCGTGGGTGCTTGGCCTGCAACGTGGTGGATGGCAGGACATCGAGGATATCCCGTACGCGTGGAACATTCACGATGTGAGCAACGTCGAGCACGTTCGTGGAGTGACGAAAATAGCCCTCGCAGCCGTCGAAGTTCAACGCGAGCTTCACGGTGCCGACCCCGACACGGATGTCGTCGTCGCTGCGTGCCTCCTGCACGATGTCGGAAAGTGTTATGAGTACACCGACCACGTTGATGATGGTCCCCTCGTTGAACCAGACCGCGACACGTACGCTACCGAAGTGATCCCACACTCAATCTCCGGATACGCGCTCGCGCACGAAGTTGGATGTCCGATAGCAGTTCAACGAGCGATTCCCCATTTTCTCGGCGAGATACCCCAGCGAACGCTTGAGGCCGAGCTCGTCAAAAGCGCAAACTCGGCGTCTTCGAACGCGATCACGCAGGCCGCGATGGGTATTACCTTAGAAGCGTGGATCCGAAAGTATAGCCAGACACAAGACAGCCAGTAG
- a CDS encoding EthD family reductase, which translates to MYKHVALLVRKGDLTHEAFLDHWHTTHTPIAREIEGVVRYHQVLPIDSEAAEFDGIAELYFEELDALYDALGSEGSRDYDPEKGMAKKARKDVDNFLDIERRPRFIGEETVELDSVDGDTDELYKHSAFLVRKDGLSHEEFLDHWANEHVPLAREIPGVVRYTRVTPTDPAHAEFDGVAELYFESLDALRAGLGHESSRDYDPDHPKAAAPREDVDNFLAIDDRPRFVGQEHVIKDEL; encoded by the coding sequence ATGTACAAGCATGTGGCCCTTCTCGTTCGTAAGGGTGATCTGACACACGAGGCGTTTCTCGATCACTGGCACACCACCCACACGCCGATTGCCCGCGAAATCGAAGGTGTTGTCCGCTACCATCAGGTCTTACCGATCGATTCAGAAGCAGCCGAATTCGACGGTATTGCAGAGCTTTATTTCGAGGAGTTAGACGCGCTGTACGACGCGCTCGGTAGTGAGGGGTCACGCGATTACGATCCAGAGAAAGGGATGGCGAAGAAAGCTCGTAAAGATGTAGACAATTTCCTCGACATCGAGCGCCGTCCGCGCTTCATCGGTGAAGAGACAGTCGAACTGGATTCTGTCGACGGGGACACCGACGAGCTGTACAAACACTCCGCGTTTCTCGTCCGGAAGGATGGTCTGAGTCACGAGGAGTTTCTCGATCACTGGGCAAACGAGCACGTTCCCCTCGCACGGGAAATCCCCGGTGTTGTTCGCTATACTCGCGTCACACCGACCGACCCCGCACACGCCGAGTTCGACGGTGTTGCGGAGTTGTATTTCGAAAGCCTCGATGCGCTTCGAGCTGGTCTCGGTCACGAATCCTCCCGTGATTACGACCCTGATCACCCGAAGGCAGCCGCACCGAGAGAAGACGTGGATAACTTCCTCGCGATCGATGACCGTCCACGATTCGTTGGACAAGAACACGTCATCAAAGATGAGCTCTGA
- a CDS encoding S8 family peptidase, with product MREKDSMNRRTFLQLSGFAGIAGFTGFASAVPERESGSSVELLVGTSATTERPHTVVTPYLPNGTRIVHENDTLGYVAVEFPEQSSSQVYTALKQASMEQGPVSYVEPNGTHRALYEPNDPLYSNQNIHQMINTPAAWDETLGDSDVTIAVIDQGVAYGHPDLQGNARSDPGHDFVDDDSDPAPDTSDESHGSHIAGIAAAGVDNGTGIAGIGNSTLLSVRALDEMGSGAISDIADGIQWAADQGADVINLSLGGGGPSQTMDQALAYAVDNGALPIAAAGGSASSEVAYPAANSKCLAVSALDSDRTLASYSNYGEAIELAAPGTNVLSTVPGSDYEVRSGTSMAASVVSGVAGLTLSQWDLTNSELRAHLKDTTVNVGIPEDEQGSGLVDAGNAVTTPP from the coding sequence ATGCGAGAGAAAGATAGCATGAATCGGCGGACATTTCTACAATTGAGCGGTTTCGCAGGGATTGCTGGATTCACTGGATTCGCATCAGCGGTGCCCGAGCGTGAGTCAGGATCGAGCGTGGAGCTGTTAGTCGGTACGAGTGCGACGACAGAACGTCCGCATACAGTAGTCACGCCATACCTTCCGAATGGGACGCGCATTGTACACGAGAACGACACTCTCGGATACGTTGCTGTCGAGTTTCCCGAGCAGAGTAGCTCTCAGGTGTATACTGCCCTAAAACAAGCTTCAATGGAACAAGGGCCAGTGAGCTACGTCGAGCCGAACGGGACTCACCGGGCATTGTACGAGCCGAATGATCCTCTGTACAGCAATCAGAACATCCACCAGATGATAAACACACCAGCTGCGTGGGACGAGACACTCGGTGACAGCGATGTCACGATTGCCGTGATCGATCAGGGAGTCGCATACGGTCACCCTGATCTTCAGGGTAACGCGCGCAGTGATCCGGGCCATGATTTCGTCGATGACGATAGCGATCCAGCTCCAGACACGAGCGATGAAAGTCATGGATCACACATCGCAGGAATTGCGGCCGCTGGCGTCGACAACGGGACTGGTATCGCAGGAATTGGCAACTCAACACTCCTCTCTGTGCGAGCACTCGATGAAATGGGTTCAGGAGCGATCAGCGACATCGCTGACGGAATCCAGTGGGCTGCCGACCAAGGGGCAGATGTGATCAACCTCTCCTTGGGTGGTGGAGGTCCATCCCAAACGATGGACCAAGCACTCGCTTACGCTGTCGACAACGGTGCACTACCTATCGCCGCCGCAGGTGGTAGCGCTTCATCGGAGGTAGCGTATCCAGCAGCGAACAGTAAGTGTCTAGCAGTATCGGCGCTCGATTCCGACAGGACACTGGCTTCGTATTCGAATTACGGAGAAGCGATTGAACTGGCCGCACCCGGAACGAACGTACTGTCAACGGTTCCAGGCAGCGACTACGAGGTGCGATCGGGCACATCGATGGCGGCATCGGTGGTGTCTGGTGTTGCAGGATTGACACTTTCGCAGTGGGATCTCACGAACAGCGAACTCCGGGCTCATCTCAAAGATACCACAGTTAATGTCGGTATCCCAGAAGATGAGCAAGGAAGCGGCCTCGTCGATGCTGGTAACGCTGTTACCACTCCACCATAA
- a CDS encoding IclR family transcriptional regulator has product MPENDGPNRAVTTTETSIRILELLKASRGLTLAEITSELAVARSTIHRHLLTLENNDLVVRDNGTFYIGLRFLDFGICARDQTEFFNVAREPVDRLAEETGEKIWLVAKEGDFSVHLYKAYGDNPLKTSARIGQRRHLHQLAAGKAILASLPEDERRSIIERRGLPEKTENTVTNREDLFEEIDSIADRGYAFNIGESITGLNAVGAAIRGEDGYPLGSISISGPANRVKGELLREQLPDTLLAVIDEIHIHLRYSSNL; this is encoded by the coding sequence ATGCCCGAAAACGACGGACCGAATCGCGCGGTCACGACGACAGAGACATCTATCCGGATTCTCGAACTTCTCAAGGCTTCTCGCGGTCTCACACTCGCAGAGATCACGAGCGAGTTGGCTGTCGCTCGGAGCACAATCCACCGCCATCTTCTCACTCTCGAAAACAACGACCTCGTTGTCCGAGATAATGGGACCTTCTACATCGGGCTTCGGTTTCTCGATTTCGGCATCTGTGCCAGAGATCAGACTGAATTTTTCAACGTTGCCCGCGAACCCGTTGACAGATTAGCAGAAGAGACCGGAGAGAAGATCTGGCTCGTTGCAAAGGAGGGTGACTTCAGTGTTCATCTCTACAAGGCCTATGGTGATAACCCGCTCAAAACGTCCGCAAGAATCGGACAGCGACGCCATCTCCATCAGTTGGCAGCCGGAAAGGCCATTCTCGCATCTCTCCCCGAGGACGAACGCCGGTCGATCATCGAACGCCGAGGGCTTCCCGAAAAGACAGAGAACACAGTCACCAATCGAGAGGATCTGTTCGAGGAGATCGATTCCATCGCTGACCGTGGCTATGCGTTTAACATTGGTGAATCTATCACCGGATTGAACGCGGTCGGGGCGGCGATCCGAGGCGAAGATGGGTATCCACTCGGCAGTATCAGCATCTCTGGTCCTGCGAACCGGGTCAAAGGCGAACTTCTTCGAGAGCAACTTCCTGACACGCTGCTCGCAGTAATCGATGAAATTCACATCCATCTTCGATACTCATCGAACCTCTGA